In Betaproteobacteria bacterium, the following proteins share a genomic window:
- a CDS encoding enoyl-CoA hydratase/isomerase family protein, producing MATVWLDRPEKGNAFSAAAVEALSASVASAIADPRGHTLVIRGHGKHFCTGFDLSDLEAESDATLRARFIALEKLLQRVWHAPVRTVAVATGRAWGAGADLFASCDIRACSNDATFRFPGSAFGIVLGTRRLVELIGWDRARPLVSESVTLDAAGALAATLATDLVAGDIEAWLATRCAAPVADRATLAAIRSATRPDHRGEDLGTLTASASVPGLVQRIDHYRKSLRADRVK from the coding sequence GTGGCCACGGTCTGGCTGGACCGGCCGGAGAAGGGCAACGCCTTCTCGGCCGCAGCGGTCGAAGCGCTTTCCGCTTCCGTCGCGTCGGCAATTGCCGACCCCAGGGGGCATACGCTCGTGATCCGCGGTCATGGCAAGCACTTCTGTACCGGGTTCGATCTGTCGGACCTCGAGGCGGAGTCGGATGCCACGCTTCGCGCGCGCTTCATCGCCCTCGAGAAACTGCTGCAGAGGGTTTGGCATGCGCCCGTACGTACCGTCGCGGTGGCAACGGGGCGGGCGTGGGGTGCGGGCGCGGATCTCTTCGCCTCCTGCGACATCCGCGCGTGCTCGAACGACGCGACCTTCCGCTTTCCCGGCTCTGCATTCGGGATCGTGCTCGGCACGCGCCGGCTCGTGGAACTCATCGGCTGGGATCGCGCGCGGCCGCTCGTCTCGGAGAGCGTCACGCTCGATGCCGCCGGGGCGTTGGCCGCCACCCTCGCCACGGACCTCGTGGCCGGTGACATCGAGGCCTGGCTTGCGACGCGTTGCGCGGCGCCCGTCGCCGATCGCGCCACGCTCGCAGCGATCCGTTCGGCAACCCGGCCCGACCATCGCGGCGAGGACCTCGGCACGCTCACCGCTTCCGCCTCGGTGCCCGGCCTCGTCCAGCGCATCGACCACTACAGGAAGAGCCTGCGCGCCGACCGCGTGAAGTAG